The sequence GCACAGCTGTGCGACAAGTCCGTAGACCGGTCTATCGACATCGCGTCGCAGACCGAAGCCGGGACCGAACGGCAGCAGCGCATCATGCTGGCCGAGGCCCAGATCCTGGGCACTGATGCGGCCATCCCCTTGCTCCATGAGCGCGTGATCCAGGGCGAAGGCTCCACGGTGCGCAACGCTGCACAGGATCCACGGGAACGCCAGCTGGTGACCGCAAAGACCCAGCTGGATGACAAGTAGAGCAATAAATCCATGAAATTCTCCATCCTCCGCCAACAGGCCGGTTCCGGGCTACCCGCGCTCTCCTGCCTGCTCAGTGCGCTGGCGCTGCTTTTGCTGGCTGGTGCCCTGCCTTGGCTCTCGCGTACCGATCCGGCCGCGGCAGTGCTCCGTGCGCGCTACGCCGAGTTGGAACCCACCGCGCAAGCGCTGGACGCGGTCCGCAAGCAGCTGGGCCTGGATCATGGTCCGCTGGCAACCAGCTGGCGGTGGTGGTCCGGGGTGCTGCAAGGAGATTTGGGTACCTCATGGGTTAGCGGTGCCGAGATTGCCCCTGGCCTCTGGCGTGCGCTGTCGGTGTCCGCTACGCTCACCGCTTTCGCCACCGTTGTTGCCCTGCTCGTGGCCGGGGCGCTGATCCTGCCGGCGGCGCTGCGCGTGCTGCGTGACCGCCCGCAGTCCGGTTCGGGCCCGCTGGGGGTAGCCCTGACCGCACTGCCGGAATTCCTGCTGGCCAGCTTCCTGCTGGTGCTCGTGGCCGTGCAGTGGCAGTGGCTTCCGCCCTACGGGTGGAGCGGCATCGAGCATGCCATCTTGCCTTCGCTGGCCTTGGGCATCCCTGCTGGAGGGCTGCTGGGGCGCTTGCTTGGCGATTCCATCGCCTCGGTGGCGGCCGAACGCTGGGTGGACATTTGGCGGTTGGCTGGCGCCTCGGGCCCGGTGATTTTCTCCGGGGTGCTTCGCCGGGCTTCGGCGGCCATCATCGACCAGCTCGGGCTGGTCTTCATCGGGATGCTCGGCGGCGCGGTCGCCGTGGAGCAGGTTTTCGCCGTCCCGGGGCTTGGACGCTACCTGCTCGGCTCGGCCAACGCGCAGGATCTGCCGGCGCTTCAGGGCGGTTTGCTGTTCATGGCCGTGACCGCGCTGCTGATCGGGTTGCTGGCAGCCGCCGCTCGCCGCGTCCTGCGCGGCGGGCCCCTGCCCGCAGGGTCGCTTCCAGCACCGCCCGAGGCACGAGGCAACCGCCGGGTCCAGCGGTGGACCGCGGGGCTCAGCTGCGCCGCGCTGCTGGCGATGCTAGGCGCGGGACTTCCCCGGGATCCTTATGCGATCAACTACTTGCGGCTCCAGGCGCCAAGCTTGTCCTTGCCGTTCGGAGCCGATTCCAGCGGGCGCGATCTGCTGGCCAGGGTGGCTCATGGCACCCTGGGCACGATTCTCCCGGCCATCCTGATCGTGCTGTGCGCGGTCTTGATTGGCTTGCTGCTGGCCGGGGCCGGCGACATCTCGCGCGGACCGTCGATGATTGCCAATGCGACTCCGCCAATTCTCGCCGGCGTCATCATTGCGGCCCTGGCCGGTCCCTCGGTGGGCGGCGCGGCAGTCGCGGTGCTGTGGGTGACCTGGCCGCCACTGGCCACTCATGCCGCTTCCTTGCTGGAGGAAGCCCGTGCGATGCCGCATATCCGCTGGCTTCCGCTGGCAGGCCTGGGCCGGGGGCAAATTTGGTTCCGGCACCTGCTGCCGGCGGTGCTTGCGCCTTTGCTGCGCCATGGGCTGCTGCGCCTGCCCGGTGTTGCGCTGGCCTTGGCTGCGTTGGGTTTCCTCGGGCTCGGCGCCCAGCCGCCAACCCCGGAGTGGGGCCTGCTGCTTGCTGAAGGCATCGGCTACGTGGAGCGTGCGCCATGGACGGCCGTGGCACCAGCCCTGTGCCTGGTGCTCGTCTCGGTCTGCGCGGTAGCTGCCGCGGGGATGAGCTCCTCGCAGCGTCCTCCGAAAAATTCTGGCTATACCGGTGCTGGAACCACCGTGGCATCTTCGAATGCGCCCGCGGACACTTCTGCTGCCCCCGCTGACGGCACGGTGCCCAGCCGCTGAACAAATGGCGAAAGACCCTGGATCCAGTAGTGCGGCTGGGTTTCAGGGATCTTTTCCCGGTCCATTCGATCCTGCCTGGAATCCGGACCCGGTGTCCGGCCTGTCAGTTCTGCGCGAAAAGCACGGCCGCATCGTCCACTACCTGCTTCGCGCCGCCGCGCTGCCAGCTTTCGCGCTGGCGCCGGGCACCATTTCCCCGATTCGCCAGCGAAGCCAGGTAATTGACCACGAATTCCTCGTCTCCATTACGATGCAATTGCTTGCAGGCGTAGTCGAGGACCCCTTCGAGCATGGTCTTGGCGCTAACGCGTGTATTGGATGCCGGGTCGAAATAGGTGCCGTACACCCCTTCCTTGGCGCTTTGCCACAGGCCCAGGTCAAGAGAGTGCGAGGATCGCGGTTCCATGACGTCCGGTGTTGTTGCGGCGGTATCCACAATCGCCCGGATCAGCAGCGCCAGCGCTACTGATTCACTAGCCTTGATTTGCGTATCCGCAGCTCGGACTTCAATGGTCGGATGGTTCACCGACAAGCGGGCAAACCATCCCAGGTGGCCCGGATCAAGCAGGGCGCCGGAGGCAACCATCGCCGAGACGTGCTTCCCGTATGCTTCAGCAGATTCGAAAGCAGGCGGAATCCCGGAGGCAGACCACCGGCGGTAGTGCACGGCCCGCCAGGATTCGAAACCGGTCAGTTCGCCATTCCAAATTGGCGAGTTGGCGCTCATTGCGGTGAGCACCGGCAACCAGCCGCGCAAGGCATTCAACGCCCTGACCCCGGCTTCCGCATCCGGGACATGAACATGGATATGCAGTCCGTTGATGAAGTGTTCCCGGGCGATGCCCGGAACGAATTCATGAATCTTCGCATAGCGCTCGCCCTCAGTGAATCGC comes from Glutamicibacter arilaitensis Re117 and encodes:
- a CDS encoding ABC transporter permease subunit, giving the protein MKFSILRQQAGSGLPALSCLLSALALLLLAGALPWLSRTDPAAAVLRARYAELEPTAQALDAVRKQLGLDHGPLATSWRWWSGVLQGDLGTSWVSGAEIAPGLWRALSVSATLTAFATVVALLVAGALILPAALRVLRDRPQSGSGPLGVALTALPEFLLASFLLVLVAVQWQWLPPYGWSGIEHAILPSLALGIPAGGLLGRLLGDSIASVAAERWVDIWRLAGASGPVIFSGVLRRASAAIIDQLGLVFIGMLGGAVAVEQVFAVPGLGRYLLGSANAQDLPALQGGLLFMAVTALLIGLLAAAARRVLRGGPLPAGSLPAPPEARGNRRVQRWTAGLSCAALLAMLGAGLPRDPYAINYLRLQAPSLSLPFGADSSGRDLLARVAHGTLGTILPAILIVLCAVLIGLLLAGAGDISRGPSMIANATPPILAGVIIAALAGPSVGGAAVAVLWVTWPPLATHAASLLEEARAMPHIRWLPLAGLGRGQIWFRHLLPAVLAPLLRHGLLRLPGVALALAALGFLGLGAQPPTPEWGLLLAEGIGYVERAPWTAVAPALCLVLVSVCAVAAAGMSSSQRPPKNSGYTGAGTTVASSNAPADTSAAPADGTVPSR
- a CDS encoding carboxylate-amine ligase — its product is MTRTFGIEEEFFLVDPETSVPIPMSDELSSQLLGQELDGTTVHRELLASQLEVVTGICTSAAQALGALAERRAAIMRICREHGVAPFASGTPLLLPETARFTEGERYAKIHEFVPGIAREHFINGLHIHVHVPDAEAGVRALNALRGWLPVLTAMSANSPIWNGELTGFESWRAVHYRRWSASGIPPAFESAEAYGKHVSAMVASGALLDPGHLGWFARLSVNHPTIEVRAADTQIKASESVALALLIRAIVDTAATTPDVMEPRSSHSLDLGLWQSAKEGVYGTYFDPASNTRVSAKTMLEGVLDYACKQLHRNGDEEFVVNYLASLANRGNGARRQRESWQRGGAKQVVDDAAVLFAQN